The following coding sequences lie in one Candidatus Methylomirabilis sp. genomic window:
- a CDS encoding nucleotidyltransferase domain-containing protein, which translates to MKRAHRLSPTERCAIREQIAAELLHYPDVLFAYVYGSFLKSEVFHNVDIGVYLSSSHFNNAMAANLSAHLSGKIKLPVDVRTLNTAPISFRLYVLRGECLFSRNDNLRTSIMEDTMRSYLNIASPRRHTTKEAFGYGESDDSNDGSLRTDDKGHD; encoded by the coding sequence ATGAAACGGGCCCATCGACTGAGCCCTACTGAACGTTGCGCTATTCGGGAACAGATCGCCGCCGAGTTACTACATTACCCCGACGTACTTTTCGCCTACGTTTACGGCTCATTTCTCAAATCTGAAGTATTCCACAACGTAGATATCGGCGTCTACCTCTCCAGCAGCCACTTCAACAACGCCATGGCCGCGAATCTGTCGGCCCATCTGAGCGGCAAGATCAAACTCCCAGTCGATGTCCGCACCCTTAATACGGCGCCGATTTCCTTTCGCCTCTACGTCTTGCGTGGTGAGTGTCTGTTCAGTCGCAACGACAACCTCCGCACCAGTATCATGGAGGACACCATGCGGAGCTACTTAAACATCGCCTCCCCGCGTCGCCACACCACCAAGGAAGCCTTCGGCTATGGCGAATCTGACGACTCGAATGACGGCTCCCTGAGAACGGACGACAAGGGCCATGACTAA
- a CDS encoding TraR/DksA family transcriptional regulator, which translates to MNEHNQTETDSEGRSSQLLALLTERRERLAARIRQALRERQEESQMRDAPGSHGWAAAPEGNISLAMVAQQQQQLQQIDAAIQRTKAGTYGRCAGCGEEIPLARLQALPFAQRCAACQEEWEAEKR; encoded by the coding sequence ATGAACGAGCACAATCAGACAGAGACCGACTCGGAGGGTAGAAGTTCACAACTCCTGGCGTTACTGACCGAACGACGTGAGCGGCTCGCTGCGCGGATCCGCCAAGCGCTCCGTGAGCGGCAGGAGGAGTCCCAAATGCGGGACGCGCCAGGTTCTCACGGCTGGGCGGCGGCCCCTGAGGGCAACATCAGCCTAGCCATGGTGGCGCAGCAACAACAACAGCTTCAGCAGATCGACGCGGCCATCCAGCGTACCAAGGCCGGGACCTACGGCCGCTGTGCCGGATGCGGCGAGGAGATCCCCCTCGCCCGCCTGCAGGCATTACCCTTCGCCCAACGTTGCGCTGCCTGCCAGGAAGAGTGGGAAGCAGAAAAGCGATGA
- a CDS encoding ATP-dependent RecD-like DNA helicase, with amino-acid sequence MPARSYDTLQGTLERITYVNEENHYVVARLQVSGRRDLATIVGNLPTVTPGETLKLTGEWVQHNRYGEQFKVEAFETITPATLTGIEKYLGSGLIKGIGPIFAKRLVEAFDIDTLRIIEEEPSRLLTVDGIGEVRLQRIRTAWEEQKEIREVMIFLQGHGVSSAYAAKIFKTYGKSSIAVVQENPYRLAKDIYGIGFKTADRIAQAIGIELHSPLRVEAGVIHVLNELASEGHVYYPLGDLTKASAGILEVDKDLVTQAVERLRHEEQIICLPVRDRTQTGAPEPQEVAVYLASLYAAEEGVARRLQALAEGGELPPDIDIERAILWVEQMNRLSLAAQQQEAIRQALLQKLLVITGGPGTGKTTILRCILQILDKKHRRMLLCSPTGRAAKRMSEATGREAKTIHRLLEFSPKDGRFKRDQHRPLEADLVIVDEASMIDVVLMNSLLKAIPPAAGLILVGDVDQLPSVGPGAVLRDIIASGLVQVIRLSEIFRQAKESQIVVNAHRINRGEMPFCTDWEAQEQGDCYLLAKQDALEVQAAILELAARGLPTRHRVDPMEELQILSPMQKGPIGAMQLNQALQALLNPSGPELLRAGRLYRRGDRVMQIRNNYDKDVYNGDIGRIVTLDLEDREVTVRFDDRQVTYDFNELDELVLAYAVTIHKSQGSEYPVVIIPVHTAHYVMLQRNLLYTAITRGRRLVVLVGTKKAIAIAVKNQKIQQRYTGLAGRLLKECQQPILSLALSE; translated from the coding sequence ATGCCTGCGCGATCATACGACACGCTCCAGGGGACGCTGGAGCGGATCACCTATGTCAATGAAGAGAACCACTATGTGGTGGCCAGGCTCCAGGTCTCCGGACGGCGAGACCTGGCCACCATTGTGGGGAACCTGCCGACCGTCACGCCGGGCGAAACCCTCAAGCTGACCGGCGAGTGGGTCCAGCACAACCGATACGGCGAACAGTTCAAGGTCGAGGCGTTCGAGACCATCACCCCCGCAACACTCACCGGCATCGAGAAGTATCTGGGCTCAGGCCTCATCAAAGGGATCGGTCCGATCTTCGCCAAAAGGCTGGTGGAGGCCTTCGACATCGACACCCTGCGCATCATCGAGGAGGAGCCCTCCCGCCTGCTCACCGTGGATGGGATCGGCGAGGTCCGGCTTCAGCGAATCCGGACCGCCTGGGAAGAGCAGAAAGAGATCCGGGAGGTGATGATCTTCCTGCAGGGCCATGGCGTCTCCTCCGCCTATGCCGCCAAGATCTTCAAGACCTACGGAAAATCCTCCATCGCTGTTGTCCAGGAAAACCCCTACCGGCTGGCTAAGGACATTTACGGAATCGGATTCAAGACCGCCGACCGGATCGCCCAGGCGATCGGGATCGAGTTGCATTCGCCCCTCCGGGTAGAGGCCGGCGTGATCCATGTCCTGAACGAGCTGGCTAGTGAAGGCCATGTGTACTACCCGCTCGGCGACCTGACGAAAGCAAGCGCCGGTATTCTGGAGGTGGACAAGGATCTGGTCACCCAGGCGGTTGAGCGGCTTCGACACGAGGAGCAGATCATCTGCCTGCCTGTGCGTGACCGCACGCAGACAGGTGCGCCAGAGCCGCAAGAGGTGGCGGTCTATCTCGCCTCGCTGTATGCCGCGGAAGAAGGGGTCGCTCGGCGCCTGCAGGCCCTGGCTGAAGGCGGCGAACTCCCGCCGGACATCGACATCGAACGTGCCATCCTCTGGGTAGAGCAGATGAACAGGCTGAGCCTGGCAGCGCAGCAGCAAGAGGCAATTCGTCAGGCTCTCCTGCAGAAGCTGCTGGTCATCACCGGAGGTCCCGGCACCGGTAAGACGACCATCCTACGGTGCATCCTGCAGATCCTGGACAAGAAGCATCGCCGAATGCTCCTCTGCTCTCCCACTGGGCGGGCGGCGAAGCGGATGAGTGAGGCCACGGGGCGGGAGGCCAAGACCATCCATCGCCTCCTGGAGTTCAGCCCAAAGGATGGCCGATTCAAGCGGGACCAGCACAGACCGCTGGAGGCCGATCTGGTGATCGTAGACGAGGCCTCGATGATCGACGTGGTACTGATGAACTCCCTCCTGAAGGCCATCCCTCCGGCTGCCGGGCTGATTCTGGTGGGCGATGTGGACCAACTCCCATCGGTCGGGCCGGGCGCCGTACTGCGCGACATCATCGCGTCTGGCCTTGTCCAGGTCATCCGACTGTCCGAGATCTTCCGGCAGGCCAAGGAGAGCCAGATTGTGGTCAATGCCCACCGGATCAATCGGGGGGAGATGCCGTTCTGCACTGATTGGGAGGCGCAGGAGCAAGGCGACTGTTACCTGCTTGCCAAACAAGACGCCCTGGAGGTCCAGGCGGCGATCCTGGAGCTGGCCGCACGCGGTCTGCCGACACGGCATCGCGTGGACCCGATGGAGGAGTTGCAGATCCTGAGCCCGATGCAGAAAGGACCGATCGGCGCCATGCAACTGAACCAGGCGCTGCAGGCGCTCCTGAACCCGTCAGGGCCGGAACTGCTTCGCGCCGGTCGCCTCTATCGGCGTGGGGACCGCGTGATGCAGATCAGGAATAACTACGACAAGGACGTCTACAACGGCGACATCGGCCGGATCGTCACGCTCGATCTGGAGGACCGCGAGGTCACCGTCCGGTTTGACGACCGCCAGGTCACATACGACTTCAATGAGCTGGATGAGCTGGTGCTCGCCTACGCCGTCACGATCCACAAGAGCCAGGGCAGCGAGTATCCGGTGGTCATCATCCCGGTTCACACGGCGCACTATGTCATGCTTCAGCGAAACCTCCTCTACACCGCCATCACGCGAGGCAGGCGCCTGGTCGTCCTGGTTGGCACCAAGAAGGCGATCGCCATCGCCGTAAAAAACCAGAAGATCCAGCAGCGTTATACCGGACTCGCCGGTCGACTGCTCAAGGAATGCCAGCAGCCAATCCTTTCGCTGGCGCTTTCCGAATAG
- the iscX gene encoding Fe-S cluster assembly protein IscX, whose protein sequence is MFWDDTYEIATALIQSHPEQDPLEVPFTTLQKWVTELADFDDDPNGASESKLEAIQMAWYEEATG, encoded by the coding sequence CTGTTTTGGGACGACACGTACGAGATCGCGACGGCCCTGATCCAGTCGCATCCTGAGCAGGATCCCCTGGAGGTCCCGTTCACCACCCTGCAGAAGTGGGTCACTGAACTCGCGGATTTCGACGACGACCCTAACGGCGCCTCGGAGTCTAAGTTGGAGGCGATTCAGATGGCCTGGTACGAGGAGGCGACAGGCTAA
- a CDS encoding Fe-Mn family superoxide dismutase yields MAYEARNYEQLLGIDGLSDQILKNHFTLYQGYVTNTNKLADALGQMLKEGKIAVAEYAELKRRFGWEFNGMRLHEYYFGNMVKGGKGLDPASGFAQKLAADWGSYDNWQKDFKASGAIRGIGWVVLCLDPIANRTCNVWINEHDAGHLAGGIPLMIMDVFEHAFMIDYGLKRADYIETFFRAIDWSAVTARFANAPKVTL; encoded by the coding sequence ATGGCTTATGAGGCAAGGAATTATGAGCAGTTGCTGGGGATTGACGGATTGAGTGATCAGATCTTGAAGAATCATTTTACGCTCTATCAGGGGTATGTGACCAATACCAATAAGCTGGCCGACGCGCTGGGTCAAATGCTCAAAGAGGGCAAGATAGCCGTTGCGGAGTACGCAGAGCTGAAGCGGCGATTTGGCTGGGAATTCAATGGAATGCGCTTGCATGAGTACTATTTTGGGAATATGGTGAAAGGTGGGAAGGGACTTGATCCGGCCTCAGGATTCGCTCAAAAGCTTGCAGCCGATTGGGGTTCATACGACAATTGGCAAAAGGATTTTAAAGCCTCAGGCGCCATCAGGGGGATCGGTTGGGTGGTCTTGTGCCTTGACCCGATCGCCAATCGAACGTGTAATGTCTGGATCAATGAGCACGACGCGGGGCACCTGGCCGGGGGCATTCCCCTGATGATTATGGATGTCTTCGAACATGCGTTTATGATCGACTACGGGCTGAAGCGAGCCGATTACATCGAGACCTTCTTTCGAGCCATTGACTGGTCGGCTGTGACGGCACGGTTCGCCAACGCACCGAAAGTAACCTTATAG